From the genome of Primulina eburnea isolate SZY01 chromosome 12, ASM2296580v1, whole genome shotgun sequence, one region includes:
- the LOC140807471 gene encoding ubiquitin carboxyl-terminal hydrolase 15-like isoform X2 has protein sequence MLEPRDIDISALFLFFIALPLVAYFLLGKWSEATKRKSKICVIAKRAVEEALRVEDMAVGCVVPMVSLPNNGFHRCARCFGAAATRCSHCKSVWYCSGWCQITHWRQVHKLECHQLGNNCQISSLNIPTEGSRLRISADETTEPDIFEFTVKHSRQEKNSSGDIISPRQNPPTYSNGMKIDKSGKHVSPRSINKSSCSSMNRDANQEIMFYESGMVKKKSSNSDETKGLNCSPEKNPVNKAKAAMHSRVDKPQKSAKSAVKMSKCVPLQENTLVANCEITRTMGLSKSVKLDHQHSEDRIKKQQKVQMLFPYEEFVKCFQLDVLNVSPRGLVNCGNSCYANSVLQCLTSTKPLIVYLLRQSHSRVGCDKAWCLMCDLERHVTMLRESGYPLSPEKILMYIRSLNSQIGDGSQEDAHEFLRLIIASMQSICLERLGGENAVAPWLQNTTFVEHTFGGLLRSKVKCLRCHHESERHENIMDLTLEIFGCVESLEDALTQFTSSEDLDGDNMYRCGRCAAYVRARKQLSIMEAPNILTIVLKRFQEGNYGKINKCIKFPERLDMIPFMTGTDDIPPLYVLYAVVVHLNTSNASFAGHYISYVKDLSGNWFKIDDTEVQSVGLDEVMSEGAYIFFYARSSPRPARAYGGRVRSQQSHTMLKQCLSKLEKSSKSEQCQLRHNFRRGDPSLDHRGISLKGDRSGSPITSTCSEFSDATSSDWSLFTSSDDSSFTTESTRDSFSFVDYSDFPQFSIFQSIYPSSKPETRFAHEEKGDGTASYLTTPPSRDWRGDTIQQVEILPTAHLYNS, from the exons ATGCTTGAGCCAAGGGATATCGACATTTCGGCTTTGTTTCTTTTCTTCATTGCACTCCCCCTTGTTGCTTATTTCTTACTAGGAAAATGGAGTGAGGCTACAAAGAGGAAAAGTAAGATATGTGTAATTGCTAAAAGGGCTGTAGAGGAAGCTCTTCGAGTTGAAGATATGGCTGTGGGATGTGTCGTTCCCATGGTGAGTCTGCCGAACAATGGGTTTCATCGGTGTGCCAGATGCTTTGGTGCAGCAGCTACTCGTTGCTCCCACTGCAAATCAGTTTGGTATTG TTCTGGATGGTGTCAGATTACTCACTGGAGGCAAGTTCACAAGCTTGAGTGCCATCAATTAGGAAACAACTGCCAAATCTCATCTCTGAATATCCCAACTGAAGGATCTCGTTTAAGGATCTCGGCTGATGAAACTACTGAGCCAGATATATTTGAATTCACAGTGAAGCACTCAAGACAGGAGAAAAATTCTTCAGGGGACATCATTTCTCCTCGTCAAAATCCACCGACCTACTCCAATGGAATGAAAATCGATAAATCTGGAAAACATGTTAGCCCAAGATCCATAAATAAGTCATCTTGTTCATCAATGAATAGAGATGCTAATCAAGAAATCATGTTTTATGAAAGTGGGATGGTTAAAAAGAAAAGTTCTAATTCTGATGAAACAAAAGGCTTGAATTGCTCTCCTGAAAAGAATCCAGTGAACAAAGCAAAAGCCGCAATGCATTCTCGTGTTGACAAACCACAAAAATCAGCAAAATCTGCGGTGAAAATGTCTAAAT GCGTCCCATTACAGGAAAATACTCTTGTTGCAAACTGTGAAATCACGAGGACAATGGGTTTGTCAAAGTCTGTGAAACTTGACCATCAGCACTCGGAAGATAGAATAAAGAAGCAGCAAAAAGTGCAG ATGCTTTTTCCCTATGAAGAATTTGTAAAGTGCTTTCAGTTGGATGTTCTCAACGTGTCACCCAGAGGACTTGTAAATTGTGGGAATAG TTGCTATGCCAATTCCGTGTTACAATGTCTAACATCCACTAAGCCCCTGATCGTTTATCTTCTTCGTCAATCACATTCTAGAGTGG GTTGTGATAAAGCTTGGTGCCTCATGTGTGATCTTGAGCGGCACGTAACGATGCTACGGGAAAGTGGATATCCGCTATCTCCTGAAAAAATTCTTATGTATATTCGAAGTCTTAATTCTCAGATAGGTGATGGAAGTCAGGAAGACGCTCATGAATTTTTACG GCTTATTATAGCTTCTATGCAATCTATATGCCTGGAACGTCTGGGTGGAGAAAATGCCGTTGCTCCCTGGCTACAGAATACAACCTTTGTTGAGCATACATTTGGGGGACTTCTTAGATCCAAG GTCAAATGTTTGAGATGCCACCATGAGTCAGAGCGACATGAAAACATAATGGATCTTACTCTGGAGATATTTGGTTGTGTCGAGTCATTGGAGGATGCATTGACACAGTTCACCAGTTCAGAAGATCTTGATGGGGATAACATGTATAGATGTGGAAG GTGTGCTGCTTACGTTCGTGCACGAAAGCAGTTGAGCATAATGGAGGCTCCAAATATTTTAACTATTGTCCTGAAGCGATTTCAG GAGGGAAATTACGGCAAgataaataaatgcataaagTTTCCTGAAAGGCTGGATATGATCCCATTTATGACTGGAACAGACGATATACCACCACTTTATGTGCTCTATGCTGTAGTTGTCCATTTGAATACATCAAACGCATCTTTTGCCGGTCATTACATATCATATGTGAAAGATCTGTCCGGCAATTGGTTCAAGATTGATGACACAGAG GTGCAATCAGTAGGGTTGGATGAGGTGATGTCAGAAGGAGCATACATTTTTTTCTACGCGAG GTCTTCTCCGCGTCCTGCTAGAGCATATGGTGGAAGAGTCCGCAGTCAGCAGTCTCACACCATGCTTAAACAATGCTTGTCCAAACTAGAAAAATCTTCCAAATCAGAGCAATGTCAACTTCGTCACAACTTCAGAAGAGGAGACCCTTCTTTAGATCATAGAGGAATCTCTCTGAAAGGGGATAGGAGTGGATCACCAATCACAAGCACTTGTTCCGAGTTCTCAGACGCCACATCCAGCGACTGGTCCCTGTTTACAAGCTCGGATGACTCCTCTTTTACCACCGAAAGCACCAGAGACTCTTTCAGCTTCGTTGATTACTCAGATTTTCCTCAATTCTCAATCTTCCAATCTATATATCCTAGCAGTAAGCCTGAGACGAGATTTGCTCATGAAGAGAAGGGCGACGGTACTGCTTCATATCTAACAACTCCACCAAGTAGAGATTGGAGAGGGGATACAATACAACAGGTTGAGATTCTACCAACAGCACATCTGTACAATTCTTAG
- the LOC140807471 gene encoding ubiquitin carboxyl-terminal hydrolase 15-like isoform X1, giving the protein MLEPRDIDISALFLFFIALPLVAYFLLGKWSEATKRKSKICVIAKRAVEEALRVEDMAVGCVVPMVSLPNNGFHRCARCFGAAATRCSHCKSVWYCSGWCQITHWRQVHKLECHQLGNNCQISSLNIPTEGSRLRISADETTEPDIFEFTVKHSRQEKNSSGDIISPRQNPPTYSNGMKIDKSGKHVSPRSINKSSCSSMNRDANQEIMFYESGMVKKKSSNSDETKGLNCSPEKNPVNKAKAAMHSRVDKPQKSAKSAVKMSKCNAGDSSVPLQENTLVANCEITRTMGLSKSVKLDHQHSEDRIKKQQKVQMLFPYEEFVKCFQLDVLNVSPRGLVNCGNSCYANSVLQCLTSTKPLIVYLLRQSHSRVGCDKAWCLMCDLERHVTMLRESGYPLSPEKILMYIRSLNSQIGDGSQEDAHEFLRLIIASMQSICLERLGGENAVAPWLQNTTFVEHTFGGLLRSKVKCLRCHHESERHENIMDLTLEIFGCVESLEDALTQFTSSEDLDGDNMYRCGRCAAYVRARKQLSIMEAPNILTIVLKRFQEGNYGKINKCIKFPERLDMIPFMTGTDDIPPLYVLYAVVVHLNTSNASFAGHYISYVKDLSGNWFKIDDTEVQSVGLDEVMSEGAYIFFYARSSPRPARAYGGRVRSQQSHTMLKQCLSKLEKSSKSEQCQLRHNFRRGDPSLDHRGISLKGDRSGSPITSTCSEFSDATSSDWSLFTSSDDSSFTTESTRDSFSFVDYSDFPQFSIFQSIYPSSKPETRFAHEEKGDGTASYLTTPPSRDWRGDTIQQVEILPTAHLYNS; this is encoded by the exons ATGCTTGAGCCAAGGGATATCGACATTTCGGCTTTGTTTCTTTTCTTCATTGCACTCCCCCTTGTTGCTTATTTCTTACTAGGAAAATGGAGTGAGGCTACAAAGAGGAAAAGTAAGATATGTGTAATTGCTAAAAGGGCTGTAGAGGAAGCTCTTCGAGTTGAAGATATGGCTGTGGGATGTGTCGTTCCCATGGTGAGTCTGCCGAACAATGGGTTTCATCGGTGTGCCAGATGCTTTGGTGCAGCAGCTACTCGTTGCTCCCACTGCAAATCAGTTTGGTATTG TTCTGGATGGTGTCAGATTACTCACTGGAGGCAAGTTCACAAGCTTGAGTGCCATCAATTAGGAAACAACTGCCAAATCTCATCTCTGAATATCCCAACTGAAGGATCTCGTTTAAGGATCTCGGCTGATGAAACTACTGAGCCAGATATATTTGAATTCACAGTGAAGCACTCAAGACAGGAGAAAAATTCTTCAGGGGACATCATTTCTCCTCGTCAAAATCCACCGACCTACTCCAATGGAATGAAAATCGATAAATCTGGAAAACATGTTAGCCCAAGATCCATAAATAAGTCATCTTGTTCATCAATGAATAGAGATGCTAATCAAGAAATCATGTTTTATGAAAGTGGGATGGTTAAAAAGAAAAGTTCTAATTCTGATGAAACAAAAGGCTTGAATTGCTCTCCTGAAAAGAATCCAGTGAACAAAGCAAAAGCCGCAATGCATTCTCGTGTTGACAAACCACAAAAATCAGCAAAATCTGCGGTGAAAATGTCTAAATGTAATGCAGGGGATTCAA GCGTCCCATTACAGGAAAATACTCTTGTTGCAAACTGTGAAATCACGAGGACAATGGGTTTGTCAAAGTCTGTGAAACTTGACCATCAGCACTCGGAAGATAGAATAAAGAAGCAGCAAAAAGTGCAG ATGCTTTTTCCCTATGAAGAATTTGTAAAGTGCTTTCAGTTGGATGTTCTCAACGTGTCACCCAGAGGACTTGTAAATTGTGGGAATAG TTGCTATGCCAATTCCGTGTTACAATGTCTAACATCCACTAAGCCCCTGATCGTTTATCTTCTTCGTCAATCACATTCTAGAGTGG GTTGTGATAAAGCTTGGTGCCTCATGTGTGATCTTGAGCGGCACGTAACGATGCTACGGGAAAGTGGATATCCGCTATCTCCTGAAAAAATTCTTATGTATATTCGAAGTCTTAATTCTCAGATAGGTGATGGAAGTCAGGAAGACGCTCATGAATTTTTACG GCTTATTATAGCTTCTATGCAATCTATATGCCTGGAACGTCTGGGTGGAGAAAATGCCGTTGCTCCCTGGCTACAGAATACAACCTTTGTTGAGCATACATTTGGGGGACTTCTTAGATCCAAG GTCAAATGTTTGAGATGCCACCATGAGTCAGAGCGACATGAAAACATAATGGATCTTACTCTGGAGATATTTGGTTGTGTCGAGTCATTGGAGGATGCATTGACACAGTTCACCAGTTCAGAAGATCTTGATGGGGATAACATGTATAGATGTGGAAG GTGTGCTGCTTACGTTCGTGCACGAAAGCAGTTGAGCATAATGGAGGCTCCAAATATTTTAACTATTGTCCTGAAGCGATTTCAG GAGGGAAATTACGGCAAgataaataaatgcataaagTTTCCTGAAAGGCTGGATATGATCCCATTTATGACTGGAACAGACGATATACCACCACTTTATGTGCTCTATGCTGTAGTTGTCCATTTGAATACATCAAACGCATCTTTTGCCGGTCATTACATATCATATGTGAAAGATCTGTCCGGCAATTGGTTCAAGATTGATGACACAGAG GTGCAATCAGTAGGGTTGGATGAGGTGATGTCAGAAGGAGCATACATTTTTTTCTACGCGAG GTCTTCTCCGCGTCCTGCTAGAGCATATGGTGGAAGAGTCCGCAGTCAGCAGTCTCACACCATGCTTAAACAATGCTTGTCCAAACTAGAAAAATCTTCCAAATCAGAGCAATGTCAACTTCGTCACAACTTCAGAAGAGGAGACCCTTCTTTAGATCATAGAGGAATCTCTCTGAAAGGGGATAGGAGTGGATCACCAATCACAAGCACTTGTTCCGAGTTCTCAGACGCCACATCCAGCGACTGGTCCCTGTTTACAAGCTCGGATGACTCCTCTTTTACCACCGAAAGCACCAGAGACTCTTTCAGCTTCGTTGATTACTCAGATTTTCCTCAATTCTCAATCTTCCAATCTATATATCCTAGCAGTAAGCCTGAGACGAGATTTGCTCATGAAGAGAAGGGCGACGGTACTGCTTCATATCTAACAACTCCACCAAGTAGAGATTGGAGAGGGGATACAATACAACAGGTTGAGATTCTACCAACAGCACATCTGTACAATTCTTAG
- the LOC140807471 gene encoding ubiquitin carboxyl-terminal hydrolase 15-like isoform X3 produces MAVGCVVPMVSLPNNGFHRCARCFGAAATRCSHCKSVWYCSGWCQITHWRQVHKLECHQLGNNCQISSLNIPTEGSRLRISADETTEPDIFEFTVKHSRQEKNSSGDIISPRQNPPTYSNGMKIDKSGKHVSPRSINKSSCSSMNRDANQEIMFYESGMVKKKSSNSDETKGLNCSPEKNPVNKAKAAMHSRVDKPQKSAKSAVKMSKCNAGDSSVPLQENTLVANCEITRTMGLSKSVKLDHQHSEDRIKKQQKVQMLFPYEEFVKCFQLDVLNVSPRGLVNCGNSCYANSVLQCLTSTKPLIVYLLRQSHSRVGCDKAWCLMCDLERHVTMLRESGYPLSPEKILMYIRSLNSQIGDGSQEDAHEFLRLIIASMQSICLERLGGENAVAPWLQNTTFVEHTFGGLLRSKVKCLRCHHESERHENIMDLTLEIFGCVESLEDALTQFTSSEDLDGDNMYRCGRCAAYVRARKQLSIMEAPNILTIVLKRFQEGNYGKINKCIKFPERLDMIPFMTGTDDIPPLYVLYAVVVHLNTSNASFAGHYISYVKDLSGNWFKIDDTEVQSVGLDEVMSEGAYIFFYARSSPRPARAYGGRVRSQQSHTMLKQCLSKLEKSSKSEQCQLRHNFRRGDPSLDHRGISLKGDRSGSPITSTCSEFSDATSSDWSLFTSSDDSSFTTESTRDSFSFVDYSDFPQFSIFQSIYPSSKPETRFAHEEKGDGTASYLTTPPSRDWRGDTIQQVEILPTAHLYNS; encoded by the exons ATGGCTGTGGGATGTGTCGTTCCCATGGTGAGTCTGCCGAACAATGGGTTTCATCGGTGTGCCAGATGCTTTGGTGCAGCAGCTACTCGTTGCTCCCACTGCAAATCAGTTTGGTATTG TTCTGGATGGTGTCAGATTACTCACTGGAGGCAAGTTCACAAGCTTGAGTGCCATCAATTAGGAAACAACTGCCAAATCTCATCTCTGAATATCCCAACTGAAGGATCTCGTTTAAGGATCTCGGCTGATGAAACTACTGAGCCAGATATATTTGAATTCACAGTGAAGCACTCAAGACAGGAGAAAAATTCTTCAGGGGACATCATTTCTCCTCGTCAAAATCCACCGACCTACTCCAATGGAATGAAAATCGATAAATCTGGAAAACATGTTAGCCCAAGATCCATAAATAAGTCATCTTGTTCATCAATGAATAGAGATGCTAATCAAGAAATCATGTTTTATGAAAGTGGGATGGTTAAAAAGAAAAGTTCTAATTCTGATGAAACAAAAGGCTTGAATTGCTCTCCTGAAAAGAATCCAGTGAACAAAGCAAAAGCCGCAATGCATTCTCGTGTTGACAAACCACAAAAATCAGCAAAATCTGCGGTGAAAATGTCTAAATGTAATGCAGGGGATTCAA GCGTCCCATTACAGGAAAATACTCTTGTTGCAAACTGTGAAATCACGAGGACAATGGGTTTGTCAAAGTCTGTGAAACTTGACCATCAGCACTCGGAAGATAGAATAAAGAAGCAGCAAAAAGTGCAG ATGCTTTTTCCCTATGAAGAATTTGTAAAGTGCTTTCAGTTGGATGTTCTCAACGTGTCACCCAGAGGACTTGTAAATTGTGGGAATAG TTGCTATGCCAATTCCGTGTTACAATGTCTAACATCCACTAAGCCCCTGATCGTTTATCTTCTTCGTCAATCACATTCTAGAGTGG GTTGTGATAAAGCTTGGTGCCTCATGTGTGATCTTGAGCGGCACGTAACGATGCTACGGGAAAGTGGATATCCGCTATCTCCTGAAAAAATTCTTATGTATATTCGAAGTCTTAATTCTCAGATAGGTGATGGAAGTCAGGAAGACGCTCATGAATTTTTACG GCTTATTATAGCTTCTATGCAATCTATATGCCTGGAACGTCTGGGTGGAGAAAATGCCGTTGCTCCCTGGCTACAGAATACAACCTTTGTTGAGCATACATTTGGGGGACTTCTTAGATCCAAG GTCAAATGTTTGAGATGCCACCATGAGTCAGAGCGACATGAAAACATAATGGATCTTACTCTGGAGATATTTGGTTGTGTCGAGTCATTGGAGGATGCATTGACACAGTTCACCAGTTCAGAAGATCTTGATGGGGATAACATGTATAGATGTGGAAG GTGTGCTGCTTACGTTCGTGCACGAAAGCAGTTGAGCATAATGGAGGCTCCAAATATTTTAACTATTGTCCTGAAGCGATTTCAG GAGGGAAATTACGGCAAgataaataaatgcataaagTTTCCTGAAAGGCTGGATATGATCCCATTTATGACTGGAACAGACGATATACCACCACTTTATGTGCTCTATGCTGTAGTTGTCCATTTGAATACATCAAACGCATCTTTTGCCGGTCATTACATATCATATGTGAAAGATCTGTCCGGCAATTGGTTCAAGATTGATGACACAGAG GTGCAATCAGTAGGGTTGGATGAGGTGATGTCAGAAGGAGCATACATTTTTTTCTACGCGAG GTCTTCTCCGCGTCCTGCTAGAGCATATGGTGGAAGAGTCCGCAGTCAGCAGTCTCACACCATGCTTAAACAATGCTTGTCCAAACTAGAAAAATCTTCCAAATCAGAGCAATGTCAACTTCGTCACAACTTCAGAAGAGGAGACCCTTCTTTAGATCATAGAGGAATCTCTCTGAAAGGGGATAGGAGTGGATCACCAATCACAAGCACTTGTTCCGAGTTCTCAGACGCCACATCCAGCGACTGGTCCCTGTTTACAAGCTCGGATGACTCCTCTTTTACCACCGAAAGCACCAGAGACTCTTTCAGCTTCGTTGATTACTCAGATTTTCCTCAATTCTCAATCTTCCAATCTATATATCCTAGCAGTAAGCCTGAGACGAGATTTGCTCATGAAGAGAAGGGCGACGGTACTGCTTCATATCTAACAACTCCACCAAGTAGAGATTGGAGAGGGGATACAATACAACAGGTTGAGATTCTACCAACAGCACATCTGTACAATTCTTAG